A region from the Silene latifolia isolate original U9 population chromosome 7, ASM4854445v1, whole genome shotgun sequence genome encodes:
- the LOC141592155 gene encoding cell division control protein 48 homolog A-like — MADNPAESSDSKGTKRDFSTAILERKKAANRLVVDEAVNDDNSVVSLHPDTMEKLQIFRGDTILIKGKKRKDTICIALADETCEEPKIRMNKVVRSNLRVRLGDVVSVHQCPDVKYGKRVHILPVDDTVEGVTGNLFDAYLKPYFLEAYRPVRKGDLFLVRGGMRSVEFKVIETDPAEYCVVAPDTEIFCEGEPVKREDENRLDEVGYDDVGGVRKQMAQIRELVELPLRHPQLFKSIGVKPPKGILLYGPPGSGKTLIARAVANETGAFFFCINGPEIMSKMAGESESNLRKAFEEAEKNAPSIIFIDEIDSIAPKRDKTNGEVERRIVSQLLTLMDGLKSRAHVIVMGATNRPNSIDPALRRFGRFDREIDIGVPDEIGRLEVLRIHTKNMKLSEDVDLEKVSKETHGYVGADLAALCTEAALQCIREKMDVIDLEDDTIDAEILNSMAVTNEHFQTALGQSNPSALRETVVEVPNVSWADIGGLENVKRELQETVQYPVEHPEKFEKFGMSPSKGVLFYGPPGCGKTLLAKAIANECQANFISVKGPELLTMWFGESEANVREIFDKARQAAPCVLFFDELDSIATQRGSSVGDAGGAADRVLNQLLTEMDGMSAKKTVFIIGATNRPDIIDPALLRPGRLDQLIYIPLPDDESRLQIFKAALRKSPIAKDVDLGALAKYTQGFSGADITEICQRACKYAIRENIEKDIEKERRRSENPEAMEEDVEDEVAEIKAAHFEESMKYARRSVSDADIRKYQAFAQTLQQSRGFGSEFRFSNTSAGGTTTSDAFTVPAGAADEDDLYN; from the exons ATGGCTGACAATCCTGCTGAATCCTCTGATTC GAAGGGGACTAAGAGAGACTTTAGTACTGCGATTCTAGAGCGAAAGAAAGCCGCCAATCGCCTTGTTGTTGATGAGGCTGTTAATGACGACAATTCTGTTGTTTCTCTCCATCCTGATACCATGGAAAAGCTTCAGATTTTCCGTGGCGATACCATCTTGATTAAG GGAAAGAAAAGGAAAGATACTATTTGCATTGCACTTGCTGATGAGACATGTGAAGAACCTAAAATTAGGATGAACAAGGTTGTGAGGTCAAACTTAAGGGTTAGACTCGGGGATGTGGTATCTGTACACCAGTGCCCTGATGTCAAATATGGAAAACGTGTTCACATTCTTCCTGTTGATGATACAGTGGAAGGAGTGACCGGAAATCTTTTTGATGCCTACTTGAAAC CTTACTTTCTAGAAGCTTACCGTCCTGTGCGGAAAGGTGATTTGTTCCTGGTCAGAGGGGGCATGAGAAGTGTTGAGTTCAAAGTCATTGAAACTGACCCTGCTGAGTATTGTGTTGTTGCCCCTGATACCGAGATCTTCTGTGAGGGGGAACCTGTTAAAAGAGAAGATGAGAATAGACTGGACGAGGTTGGTTACGATGATGTTGGGGGAGTACGTAAGCAAATGGCGCAAATTAGGGAGCTTGTTGAATTGCCACTCCGACACCCACAACTCTTTAAATCAATTGGTGTGAAGCCACCAAAGGGAATTTTGCTCTATGGGCCTCCAGGTTCAGGGAAGACATTGATAGCTCGTGCTGTTGCTAATGAAACTGGTGCTTTCTTCTTTTGTATCAATGGACCCGAGATAATGTCAAAAATGGCCGGAGAAAGTGAAAGTAATCTCAGGAAAGCATTCGAGGAGGCAGAGAAGAATGCTCCTTCAATTATCTTTATTGATGAGATTGATTCAATTGCTCCTAAAAGAGACAAGACTAATGGCGAGGTTGAGAGGAGAATTGTTTCCCAGCTTCTTACCCTTATGGACGGACTCAAGTCACGTGCTCACGTTATTGTCATGGGGGCTACTAATCGTCCGAATAGCATTGATCCTGCTTTGAGAAGGTTTGGTCGATTTGACAGGGAAATTGATATCGGTGTTCCTGATGAAATTGGACGACTTGAAGTTCTTCGTATTCACACAAAGAACATGAAGCTTTCTGAAGAT gTTGATCTGGAAAAAGTCTCTAAGGAAACACATGGCTATGTTGGTGCTGACTTGGCTGCTTTATGTACTGAAGCTGCTCTACAATGTATCAGAGAAAAGATGGACGTGATTGATTTGGAGGATGACACAATCGATGCAGAAATTCTTAATTCCATGGCTGTCACAAATGAGCATTTCCAGACTGCTCTTGGACAGAGCAATCCGTCTGCTTTACGTGAAACA GTCGTTGAAGTTCCTAATGTTAGTTGGGCAGATATTGGTGGCCTTGAAAATGTTAAGAGAGAGCTCCAAGAG ACGGTTCAATATCCAGTGGAACATccagagaaatttgagaaattcgGAATGTCACCTTCAAAGGGAGTCCTTTTCTATGGTCCTCCTGGATGTGGAAAGACTTTGCTAGCCAAGGCTATTGCAAACGAGTGCCAGGCCAACTTTATAAGTGTGAAAGGTCCTGAATTGCTCACCATGTGGTTTGGTGAGAGTGAGGCTAACGTCCGTGAGATTTTTGACAAGGCTCGCCAAGCAGCTCCTTGTGTGCTGTTCTTTGATGAGCTCGATTCAATTGCAACGCAG AGAGGAAGCAGTGTTGGAGATGCCGGGGGTGCTGCTGACAGAGTTTTGAACCAACTTCTCACTGAAATGGATGGCATGTCTGCTAAGAAGACTGTTTTCATAATCGGAGCTACTAACAGACCTGATATCATTGATCCGGCTCTTCTGCGACCAGGTCGTCTTGACCAGTTAATTTATATCCCACTCCCAGATGATGAATCACGCCTCCAAATTTTTAAAGCAGCCTTGAGAAAGTCCCCTATTGCGAAAGATGTTGATCTTGGGGCTCTTGCGAAGTATACTCAGGGCTTTAGTGGTGCAGATATCACTGAAATATGCCAGCGTGCATGCAAGTATGCCATCCGTGAAAACATTGAAAAG GATATAGAGAAGGAGAGAAGAAGAAGTGAGAATCCCGAGGCAATGGAGGAGGATGTCGAAGATGAAGTGGCTGAAATTAAGGCGGCCCACTTTGAAGAATCTATGAAGTATGCTCGAAGGAGTGTGAGCGATGCTGATATTCGCAAATATCAGGCATTTGCTCAGACATTACAGCAGTCCAGAGGCTTCGGATCAGAATTCCGCTTCTCCAACACAAGTGCAGGCGGTACCACAACATCAGACGCTTTTACTGTCCCAGCTGGTGCAGCCGATGAAGATGATCTTTATAATTAG
- the LOC141590083 gene encoding uncharacterized protein LOC141590083, which yields MSNPNNSEVDQSISDNHSDIRNLATLVSEAIRNNKLNNEEDSIQYFKKMGNCKPKTYDGKLDPVELENWIRSLDKLFDAIQCPEKWRVEFAVYYLVGQADLWWETVKERKNEEGFDWTQFNKLMRSKFYPPSLRKEKEEEFNKLKQGTMSVMLYATKFMELSRFAPHMVATKELRMNRFERGLGWNLRDRLSTHTCSTYQDMYDKATNAERIINEKDVEQVGNKRKFENDRVNGRNFYKPPNFGKIPYNQFQDRNPLPHCARCGRTNHPTSQCRLLNLRCYECGSPNHVRNNCPKRRIMVSGNNPTSTPSTSIPKPQGRQAQKPGPTRGRMYVMNSQEVESSDDVITGNLFLNSTPVNVLFDTGASYSFIFELLSKKLKLTPHHQGLRLSIGLPTGEIVKCSTLYKDCVLTIEKRYFLTDLVKFNLQDFNIVLGMDWLAKNHVILNCHEKSLTIMRPDGEKMFLRNDKAYKGVRIISFLKELKLIRQGCNGYLCDISKPSKLEPNITNIPVVKEFSDVFPEEISGIPPYREVEFTIELVPGSTPISKAPYRMAPA from the coding sequence ATGTCAAACCCTAATAATTCAGAAGTTGATCAATCAATATCTGATAATCATTCGGATATCAGAAATCTTGCCACCTTAGTAAGCGAAGCTATAAGGAACAATAAACTTAATAATGAGGAAGATAGTATTCAATATTTTAAGAAAATGGGAAATTGTAAGCCAAAAACTTATGATGGGAAATTAGATCCAGTGGaacttgaaaactggataagaagTCTTGACAAACTTTTTGATGCTATACAATGCCCCGAAAAATGGAGGGTGGAATTTGCGGTATATTACTTAGTAGGGCAAGCTGACTTATGGTGGGAAACagtgaaagaaaggaaaaatgagGAAGGATTTGATTGGACTCAATTTAATAAACTTATGAGATCAAAGTTTTATCCTCCCTCACTTAGGaaagaaaaagaggaagaatttaATAAGTTGAAACAGGGGACAATGTCAGTCATGTTATATGCCACCAAGTTCATGGAATTGTCCCGATTTGCCCCACATATGGTGGCAACAAAAGAATTAAGAATGAATCGCTTTGAAAGAGGACTTGGTTGGAATCTTCGTGACAGGTTATCTACGCATACTTGTTCAACCTATCAGGACATGTATGATAAGGCTACAAATGCAGAAAGGATAATAAATGAAAAAGATGTTGAACAAGTGGGGAATAAAAGAAAGTTTGAAAACGATCGAGTTAACGGGAGAAATTTTTACAAACCACCAAACTTTGGGAAGATTCCTTATAACCAATTCCAAGATAGAAACCCGTTACCCCATTGTGCCAGATGCGGTCGCACAAATCACCCTACCAGTCAGTGTAGACTTCTAAACCTACGATGTTATGAATGTGGAAGCCCAAATCACGTAAGGAATAATTGTCCAAAACGGAGGATAATGGTGTCGGGAAATAATCCTACCTCTACACCTTCTACCTCTATTCCAAAACCACAGGGACGCCAAGCTCAAAAACCAGGCCCAACTCGAGGAAGGATGTATGTAATGAATTCCCAGGAGGTGGAATCTTCTGACGACGTAATTACGGGTAACCTTTTTCTAAACTCTACTCCCGTTAATGTCTTATTTGATACTGGAGCATCATATTCCTTTATATTTGAATTGTTAAGTAAAAAGTTAAAGTTAACACCTCACCATCAGGGTTTAAGACTTTCAATTGGATTACCAACTGGAGAGATAGTTAAGTGTTCTACCTTGTATAAAGATTGTGTTTTAACAATAGAGAAAAGATACTTCCTCACAGATCTTGTTAAATTTAACCTACAAGATTTTAATATTGTATTAGGAATGGATTGGCTTGCAAAGAATCACGTGATATTAAATTGTCACGAAAAGTCATTAACAATTATGAGGCCAGATGGAGAGAAAATGTTTTTACGAAATGACAAAGCTTATAAAGGAGTTAGAATAATATCCTTCCTAAAGGAACTAAAATTAATACGACAAGGTTGCAACGGTTACCTATGTGACATTTCTAAACCTTCAAAACTTGAGCCAAATATAACCAACATACCAGTGGTTAAGGAATTCTCAGATGTGTTTCCTGAAGAAATTTCGGGAATACCCCCATACCGAGAAGTGGAGTTCACTATTGAATTGGTGCCTGGAAGTACACCGATTTCAAAAGCCCCTTATAGGATGGCTCCCGCATAA